From the Phreatobacter oligotrophus genome, one window contains:
- the rpoC gene encoding DNA-directed RNA polymerase subunit beta', with protein MNQEIANLFNPTTQPATFDQIKISIASPEKILSWSFGEIKKPETINYRTFKPERDGLFCARIFGPIKDYECLCGKYKRMKYKGIICEKCGVEVTLSRVRRERMGHIELAAPVAHIWFLKSLPSRIGLLLDMPLKDLERILYFEYYCVIEPGLTPLKERQLLSEEDYIRAQDEYGDDSFTALIGAEAIRELLRALDLEKLAADTRKEIAEATTELKPKKLAKRLKIIEAFIQSGNKPEWMIMTVVPVIPPDLRPLVPLDGGRFATSDLNDLYRRVINRNNRLKRLIELRAPDIIIRNEKRMLQEAVDALFDNGRRGRVITGANKRPLKSLADMLKGKQGRFRQNLLGKRVDYSGRSVIVVGPEMKLHQCGLPKKMALELFKPFIYARLDAKGLSATVKQAKKLVEKERPEVWDILDEVIREHPVLLNRAPTLHRLGIQAFEPVLIEGKAIQLHPLVCSAFNADFDGDQMAVHVPLSLEAQLEARVLMMSTNNILHPANGAPIIVPSQDIVLGLYYVSLMSDGMPGQGKAFANVGELEHALSNKVVTLHTKIKYRWEGLDADGNHVRRIYDTTPGRVLLGQLLPKSTKIPFDVANKLMTKKEISAMIDTVYRFCGQKESVIFCDRIMALGFYHAYKAGISFGKDDMVVPDNKWSIVEETRTLTKDYEQQYLDGLITYGEKYNKVVDAWAKCSDRLAQEMMGRISSVKKDETGRDRPINSIYMMSHSGARGSPTQMRQLAAMRGLMAKPSGEIIETPIISNFKEGLSVMEYFNSTHGARKGLADTALKTANSGYLTRRLVDVAQDCIITEKDCHTEKGIGMRAIVDAGQVVATLGQRILGRSAAVTVTDPSSGKVLVEAGEMILEKDVEAITAAGIQEVKIRSVLTCETKVGVCGQCYGRDLARGTPVNIGEAVGVIAAQSIGEPGTQLTMRTFHIGGAAQVVDTSFIEATFEGTIKIRNRSIVKNSDGELIAMGRNMAVIIVDADGTERATHRIQYGAKLRVDEGTKVKRGQRIAEWDPYTRPIISEIDGVLGFEDLVDGQSLAETTDEATGFTKRVVTDWRTSTRSADLKPSLVIRDSNGKLQKLPRGTDARYALAVDAIIGFEPGARIHAGDVIARIPLESAKTRDITGGLPRVAELFEARRPKDAAIIAEISGVVRFGKDYKQKRRLTIEPFEAEQDPVEYLIPKGKHIHLQDGDEVQKGDFIVDGNPAPHDILAIKGVEELAAYLVNEIQEVYRLQGVVINDKHIEVIVRQMLQKVEITDPGDTDLIQGDQVDASEMEEANAAIADDKNKRPATGTPVLLGITKASLQTRSFISAASFQETTRVLTEAAVNGKSDTLEGLKENVIVGRLIPAGTGAMINRIREIALKRDDLILDEKQKAAATPAGAPAEVAAIEAPQP; from the coding sequence ATGAACCAAGAGATCGCAAATCTCTTCAATCCGACCACGCAGCCGGCGACGTTCGATCAGATCAAGATCTCGATCGCGAGCCCCGAGAAGATCCTCTCCTGGTCGTTCGGCGAGATCAAGAAGCCGGAGACGATCAACTACCGCACGTTCAAGCCCGAGCGTGACGGCCTGTTCTGCGCGCGCATCTTCGGCCCCATCAAGGACTACGAGTGCTTGTGCGGCAAGTACAAGCGCATGAAGTACAAGGGCATCATCTGCGAGAAGTGCGGCGTCGAGGTCACCCTCTCGCGCGTGCGCCGCGAGCGCATGGGCCATATCGAGCTCGCCGCTCCCGTCGCCCACATCTGGTTCCTGAAGTCGCTGCCGAGCCGCATCGGCCTGCTGCTCGACATGCCGCTCAAGGACCTCGAGCGCATCCTCTACTTCGAATATTACTGCGTCATCGAGCCGGGCCTCACCCCGCTGAAGGAGCGTCAGCTCCTGTCGGAAGAGGACTATATCCGCGCCCAGGACGAGTACGGCGACGACAGCTTCACCGCCCTCATCGGCGCCGAGGCCATCCGTGAGCTGCTGCGCGCCCTCGACCTCGAGAAGCTCGCTGCCGACACCCGCAAGGAGATCGCCGAGGCGACCACCGAGCTGAAGCCGAAGAAGCTCGCCAAGCGCCTGAAGATCATCGAGGCGTTCATCCAGTCCGGCAACAAGCCGGAATGGATGATCATGACGGTCGTCCCGGTCATCCCGCCGGACCTGCGTCCGCTCGTGCCCCTGGACGGCGGCCGCTTCGCCACCTCCGACCTCAACGACCTCTACCGCCGCGTCATCAACCGCAACAACCGCCTGAAGCGGCTGATCGAGCTGCGCGCGCCGGACATCATCATCCGCAACGAGAAGCGCATGCTTCAGGAGGCCGTCGACGCTCTGTTCGACAACGGCCGCCGCGGCCGCGTCATCACCGGCGCCAACAAGCGTCCGCTGAAGTCGCTCGCCGACATGCTGAAGGGCAAGCAGGGCCGCTTCCGCCAGAACCTGCTCGGCAAGCGCGTCGACTATTCCGGCCGTTCGGTCATCGTCGTCGGTCCGGAAATGAAGCTGCACCAGTGCGGCCTGCCGAAGAAGATGGCGCTGGAGCTGTTCAAGCCCTTCATCTACGCCCGCCTCGACGCCAAGGGCCTCTCGGCCACCGTCAAGCAGGCCAAGAAGCTGGTCGAGAAGGAGCGTCCGGAGGTCTGGGACATCCTGGACGAGGTCATCCGCGAGCATCCGGTGCTGCTGAACCGCGCCCCGACGCTGCACCGCCTCGGCATCCAGGCCTTCGAGCCGGTCCTCATCGAGGGCAAGGCCATCCAGCTGCACCCGCTCGTCTGCTCGGCCTTCAACGCTGACTTCGACGGTGACCAGATGGCCGTCCACGTGCCGCTCTCGCTGGAAGCCCAGCTGGAAGCCCGCGTGCTGATGATGTCGACCAACAACATCCTGCATCCCGCGAACGGCGCGCCGATCATCGTGCCCTCGCAGGACATCGTGCTCGGCCTCTACTATGTCTCGCTGATGTCGGACGGCATGCCCGGCCAGGGCAAGGCCTTCGCCAATGTCGGCGAGCTCGAGCACGCCCTGTCGAACAAGGTCGTCACGCTCCACACCAAGATCAAGTATCGCTGGGAGGGCCTGGACGCCGACGGCAACCATGTCCGCCGGATCTACGACACCACGCCCGGCCGCGTCCTGCTCGGCCAGCTCCTGCCGAAGTCCACCAAGATCCCCTTCGACGTCGCCAACAAGCTGATGACGAAGAAGGAGATCTCCGCGATGATCGACACCGTCTACCGCTTCTGCGGCCAGAAGGAGTCGGTGATCTTCTGCGACCGGATCATGGCGCTGGGCTTCTACCACGCCTACAAGGCCGGCATTTCCTTCGGCAAGGACGACATGGTCGTCCCGGACAACAAGTGGTCCATCGTCGAGGAGACCCGCACGCTCACCAAGGACTACGAGCAGCAGTACCTCGACGGCCTCATCACCTATGGTGAGAAGTACAACAAGGTCGTCGACGCCTGGGCCAAATGCTCGGACCGCCTGGCGCAGGAGATGATGGGTCGCATCTCCTCGGTGAAGAAGGACGAGACCGGCCGCGACCGGCCGATCAACTCCATCTACATGATGTCGCATTCCGGTGCGCGTGGTTCGCCCACCCAGATGCGCCAGCTCGCCGCGATGCGCGGCCTCATGGCCAAGCCCTCGGGCGAGATCATCGAGACGCCGATCATCTCGAACTTCAAGGAAGGCCTGTCGGTGATGGAGTACTTCAACTCCACCCACGGCGCCCGCAAGGGCCTGGCTGACACCGCGCTGAAGACCGCCAACTCGGGCTACCTGACCCGCCGTCTCGTCGACGTCGCTCAGGACTGCATCATCACCGAGAAGGACTGCCATACCGAGAAGGGCATCGGTATGCGCGCCATCGTCGATGCCGGCCAGGTCGTCGCGACCCTCGGCCAGCGCATCCTCGGCCGCTCGGCTGCCGTCACCGTCACCGACCCGTCCTCGGGCAAGGTGCTGGTGGAGGCCGGCGAGATGATCCTGGAGAAGGACGTGGAGGCGATCACCGCCGCCGGCATCCAGGAGGTCAAGATCCGCTCGGTGCTCACCTGCGAGACCAAGGTCGGCGTCTGCGGCCAGTGCTATGGCCGTGACCTCGCCCGCGGCACGCCGGTCAATATCGGCGAAGCGGTCGGCGTCATCGCCGCGCAGTCCATCGGCGAGCCGGGCACCCAGCTCACCATGCGCACCTTCCACATCGGCGGCGCTGCCCAGGTGGTCGACACCTCGTTCATCGAGGCGACCTTCGAGGGCACGATCAAGATCCGCAACCGCTCGATCGTGAAGAACTCGGATGGCGAACTCATCGCGATGGGCCGCAACATGGCCGTCATCATCGTCGATGCGGACGGCACCGAGCGCGCCACGCACCGTATCCAGTACGGCGCCAAGCTGCGCGTCGACGAGGGCACCAAGGTGAAGCGCGGCCAGCGCATCGCCGAGTGGGACCCCTACACCCGTCCGATCATCTCTGAGATCGACGGTGTGCTGGGCTTCGAGGACCTGGTCGACGGCCAGTCCCTCGCGGAGACCACCGACGAGGCCACCGGCTTCACCAAGCGTGTCGTCACCGACTGGCGCACCTCGACCCGTTCGGCCGATCTCAAGCCGTCGCTGGTCATCCGAGACTCCAACGGCAAGCTGCAGAAGCTGCCGCGCGGCACGGACGCCCGCTACGCTCTGGCGGTGGACGCGATCATCGGCTTCGAGCCCGGTGCCCGTATCCATGCCGGCGACGTCATCGCCCGTATCCCGCTGGAAAGCGCCAAGACCCGCGACATCACCGGCGGTCTGCCGCGCGTCGCCGAGCTCTTCGAAGCGCGTCGTCCGAAGGATGCAGCGATCATCGCCGAGATCTCCGGCGTGGTCCGCTTCGGCAAGGACTACAAGCAGAAGCGTCGCCTGACGATCGAGCCCTTCGAGGCCGAGCAGGATCCGGTCGAGTACCTGATCCCGAAGGGCAAGCACATCCATCTGCAGGACGGGGACGAGGTGCAGAAGGGCGACTTCATCGTCGACGGCAACCCGGCGCCGCACGACATCCTGGCGATCAAGGGCGTGGAGGAGCTTGCTGCCTACCTCGTCAACGAGATCCAGGAGGTCTACCGACTGCAGGGCGTCGTCATCAACGACAAGCACATCGAGGTCATCGTTCGCCAGATGCTCCAGAAGGTCGAGATCACCGATCCCGGTGACACCGACCTCATCCAGGGCGACCAGGTGGACGCGTCCGAGATGGAAGAGGCCAATGCGGCGATCGCCGACGACAAGAACAAGCGGCCGGCCACCGGCACGCCGGTTCTGCTCGGCATCACCAAGGCCTCGCTGCAGACCCGGTCGTTCATCTCCGCGGCCTCCTTCCAGGAGACCACCCGCGTGCTCACCGAGGCCGCCGTCAACGGCAAGTCGGATACGCTCGAGGGCCTGAAGGAGAACGTCATCGTCGGCCGCCTCATCCCGGCGGGCACCGGCGCCATGATCAACCGCATCCGCGAGATCGCGCTAAAGCGCGACGATCTCATCCTCGACGAGAAGCAGAAGGCCGCGGCGACGCCGGCCGGCGCTCCCGCCGAGGTGGCCGCCATCGAGGCGCCGCAGCCCTGA
- the rpsL gene encoding 30S ribosomal protein S12 yields the protein MPTVNQLIRKPRQPRTYREKSRHMEGCPQKRGVCTRVYTTTPKKPNSALRKVAKVRLTNGFEVIGYIPGEGHNLQEHSVVMIRGGRVKDLPGVRYHILRGVLDTQGVKNRKQRRSKYGAKRPK from the coding sequence ATGCCGACAGTCAACCAGCTGATCCGCAAGCCGCGTCAGCCGCGCACCTACCGCGAGAAGTCCCGCCACATGGAGGGCTGCCCGCAGAAGCGCGGCGTGTGCACACGCGTCTACACGACGACCCCGAAGAAGCCGAACTCGGCGCTCCGCAAGGTCGCCAAGGTGCGTCTCACCAACGGCTTCGAGGTCATCGGTTACATTCCGGGTGAGGGTCATAACCTCCAGGAGCACTCGGTGGTCATGATCCGCGGCGGCCGCGTGAAGGACCTTCCGGGCGTCCGCTACCACATCCTGCGCGGCGTTCTCGACACGCAGGGCGTCAAGAACCGCAAGCAGCGCCGTTCCAAGTACGGCGCCAAGCGGCCGAAGTAA
- the rpsG gene encoding 30S ribosomal protein S7: MSRRHRAEKREVIPDAKYGNVVLAKFMNSVMYEGKKSVAEQIVYGAFDQIESKAKTDPLGVFQSALENVMPAIEVRSRRVGGATYQVPVEVRPDRRQALAIRWLIQAARARNDKTMVDKLSSELLDAANNRGNAVKKREDTHKMAEANRAFSHYRW, translated from the coding sequence ATGTCTCGTCGTCATCGGGCCGAAAAGCGGGAAGTCATTCCGGACGCGAAGTACGGCAATGTCGTGCTGGCCAAGTTCATGAATTCGGTCATGTACGAAGGCAAGAAGTCGGTCGCTGAGCAGATCGTCTATGGTGCCTTCGACCAGATCGAGTCCAAGGCCAAGACCGACCCGCTGGGCGTCTTCCAGTCGGCCCTCGAGAACGTCATGCCGGCGATCGAGGTCCGCTCCCGCCGCGTCGGCGGCGCCACCTACCAGGTTCCGGTCGAGGTTCGTCCTGACCGTCGCCAGGCGCTCGCCATCCGCTGGCTCATCCAGGCGGCCCGCGCCCGCAACGACAAGACCATGGTGGACAAGCTCTCCTCCGAGCTGCTGGACGCCGCCAACAACCGCGGCAACGCGGTGAAGAAGCGCGAAGACACCCACAAGATGGCGGAAGCCAACCGCGCCTTCTCGCATTACCGCTGGTAA
- the fusA gene encoding elongation factor G: MPRTHAIEDYRNFGIMAHIDAGKTTTTERILYYTGKSHKIGEVHDGAATMDFMEQEQERGITITSAATTAQWRGKRLNIIDTPGHVDFTIEVERSLRVLDGAVCVLDSNQGVEPQTETVWRQGDKYKVPRIVFANKMDKTGADFYMCLEDIKKRLGAKPVAIQLPIGAENTFKGVIDLVRMKAVVWSGESLGADFDANLEIPDDLKEKAAQYRAELVEAAVELDDTAMEAYLEGNEPDEDTLKRLIRKAVLTSAFFPVLCGSAFKNKGVQTLLDAVVDYLPSPVDVPAIKGIDPKTEAETERKSSDSEPLSLLGFKIMDDQYGVLTFCRIYSGKLEKGMALLNSTREKNERVGRMVLMHANNREEISEAYAGDIVALVGLKDTRTGDTLCDPQKPVILERMEFPEPVIEMAIEPKTKADQEKMALALMKLAGEDPSFRVSTDTESGQTRIKGMGELHLDIKVDILRRTHKVDVTVGAPEVAFREKITKRAEIDYTHKKQTGGTGQFAKIKIIVEPNEPGAGNAFESKIVGGAVPKEYIPGVEKGIDSVMGAGIIAGFPVVDVKTTLIDGAYHDVDSSVLAFEIASRAAMREALQKCGSVLLEPIMSVEVVTPEEYTGSVIGDLNSRRGQIQGQDMRGNANVIQAKVPLMNMFGYVNQLRSFSQGRASYTMQFSHYEQAPSNVAAEVQAKYA; this comes from the coding sequence ATGCCGCGCACTCACGCGATCGAGGACTACCGCAACTTCGGCATCATGGCCCACATCGATGCGGGCAAGACGACGACGACCGAGCGGATCCTCTACTACACCGGCAAGTCCCATAAGATCGGCGAAGTCCATGACGGCGCCGCCACGATGGACTTCATGGAGCAGGAGCAGGAGCGCGGCATCACCATCACGTCCGCCGCGACGACCGCCCAGTGGCGCGGCAAGCGCCTGAACATCATCGACACCCCCGGCCACGTCGACTTCACCATCGAGGTCGAGCGTTCGCTCCGCGTGCTCGACGGCGCCGTCTGCGTCCTCGACTCCAACCAGGGCGTCGAGCCGCAGACCGAGACCGTCTGGCGCCAGGGCGACAAGTACAAGGTTCCGCGCATCGTCTTCGCCAACAAGATGGATAAGACCGGCGCTGACTTCTACATGTGCCTCGAGGACATCAAGAAGCGCCTCGGTGCCAAGCCCGTCGCCATCCAGTTGCCGATCGGCGCCGAGAACACCTTCAAGGGCGTGATCGACCTTGTTCGCATGAAGGCCGTCGTCTGGTCCGGCGAGTCCCTCGGCGCCGACTTCGACGCCAACCTCGAGATCCCCGACGATCTCAAGGAGAAGGCCGCCCAGTACCGCGCTGAGCTGGTCGAGGCCGCCGTCGAGCTCGACGACACCGCCATGGAGGCCTATCTCGAGGGCAACGAGCCCGACGAGGACACGCTGAAGCGCCTCATCCGCAAGGCCGTCCTCACCTCCGCCTTCTTCCCCGTCCTCTGCGGCTCGGCCTTCAAGAACAAGGGCGTCCAGACGCTCCTCGACGCCGTGGTCGACTACCTGCCGTCGCCCGTCGACGTCCCGGCCATCAAGGGCATCGACCCGAAGACCGAGGCCGAGACCGAGCGCAAGTCGTCGGACTCCGAGCCGCTGTCGCTCCTCGGCTTCAAGATCATGGACGACCAGTACGGCGTCCTGACCTTCTGCCGCATCTATTCCGGCAAGCTCGAGAAGGGCATGGCCCTCCTCAACTCGACCCGCGAGAAGAACGAGCGCGTCGGCCGCATGGTTCTCATGCACGCCAACAACCGCGAGGAAATCTCCGAAGCCTATGCCGGTGACATCGTCGCCCTCGTCGGCCTGAAGGACACCCGCACCGGTGACACGCTCTGCGATCCGCAGAAGCCGGTCATCCTGGAGCGCATGGAGTTCCCCGAGCCGGTCATCGAAATGGCGATCGAGCCGAAGACGAAGGCCGACCAGGAGAAGATGGCGCTGGCGCTGATGAAGCTCGCCGGCGAGGACCCGTCCTTCCGCGTCTCCACCGACACCGAGTCCGGCCAGACCCGCATCAAGGGCATGGGCGAGCTCCATCTCGACATCAAGGTCGACATCCTGCGCCGCACCCACAAGGTCGACGTCACGGTCGGCGCTCCCGAGGTGGCCTTCCGCGAGAAGATCACCAAGCGCGCCGAGATCGACTACACCCACAAGAAGCAGACCGGCGGTACCGGCCAGTTCGCGAAGATCAAGATCATCGTCGAGCCGAATGAGCCGGGTGCCGGCAACGCCTTCGAGTCGAAGATCGTCGGCGGCGCCGTTCCGAAGGAGTACATCCCGGGCGTCGAGAAGGGCATCGACTCGGTCATGGGCGCGGGCATCATCGCCGGCTTCCCTGTGGTCGACGTCAAGACGACCCTGATCGACGGCGCCTACCACGACGTCGACTCCTCGGTCCTCGCCTTCGAAATCGCCTCCCGCGCCGCCATGCGCGAGGCGCTGCAGAAGTGCGGTTCGGTGCTGCTCGAGCCGATCATGTCGGTCGAGGTCGTCACCCCCGAGGAGTACACCGGCTCGGTCATCGGCGACCTCAACTCCCGCCGTGGCCAGATCCAGGGCCAGGACATGCGCGGCAACGCCAACGTCATCCAGGCCAAGGTGCCGCTGATGAACATGTTCGGCTACGTCAACCAGCTGCGCTCGTTCAGCCAGGGTCGCGCCAGCTACACCATGCAGTTCAGCCACTACGAGCAGGCGCCGTCCAACGTCGCCGCCGAAGTCCAGGCCAAATACGCCTAA
- the tuf gene encoding elongation factor Tu, giving the protein MAKEKFERTKPHCNIGTIGHVDHGKTSLTAAITKVLAETGGATFTAYDQIDKAPEEKARGITISTAHVEYETKNRHYAHVDCPGHADYVKNMITGAAQMDGAILVVSAADGPMPQTREHILLARQVGVPALVVFMNKVDMVDDAELLELVELEVRELLSKYEFPGDDIPITKGSALCALEDRQPEIGRDAILKLMESVDSYIPQPERPIDQPFLMPVEDVFSISGRGTVVTGRVERGIVKVGEEIEIVGIRDTQKTTVTGVEMFRKLLDQGQAGDNIGALLRGTKREDVERGQVLCKPGSVKPHTKFKAEAYILTKEEGGRHTPFFTNYRPQFYFRTTDVTGIVTLPEGTEMVMPGDNIAMTVSLIVPIAMEEKLRFAIREGGRTVGAGVVASIIE; this is encoded by the coding sequence ATGGCCAAGGAAAAGTTCGAACGCACGAAGCCGCATTGCAACATCGGCACGATTGGTCACGTCGACCATGGCAAGACGTCGCTGACGGCGGCGATCACGAAGGTTCTGGCCGAGACCGGCGGCGCGACCTTCACGGCCTATGACCAGATCGACAAGGCGCCGGAAGAGAAGGCGCGCGGCATCACGATCTCGACGGCGCACGTCGAGTACGAGACGAAGAACCGCCACTACGCCCACGTCGACTGCCCCGGCCACGCCGACTACGTGAAGAACATGATCACCGGCGCTGCCCAGATGGACGGCGCGATCCTGGTCGTGTCGGCCGCTGACGGCCCGATGCCGCAGACCCGCGAGCACATCCTGCTCGCCCGCCAGGTCGGCGTTCCGGCGCTGGTCGTGTTCATGAACAAGGTCGACATGGTCGACGACGCCGAGCTTCTCGAGCTCGTCGAGCTCGAGGTTCGCGAGCTGCTGTCGAAGTACGAGTTCCCGGGCGACGACATCCCGATCACCAAGGGTTCGGCCCTGTGCGCCCTCGAGGATCGCCAGCCGGAGATCGGCCGCGACGCCATCCTGAAGCTGATGGAGTCGGTGGACAGCTACATCCCGCAGCCGGAGCGCCCGATCGACCAGCCCTTCCTGATGCCGGTCGAGGACGTGTTCTCGATCTCGGGCCGCGGCACCGTCGTGACCGGCCGTGTCGAGCGCGGCATCGTGAAGGTCGGCGAGGAAATCGAGATCGTCGGCATCCGCGACACCCAGAAGACCACGGTCACGGGCGTCGAGATGTTCCGCAAGCTGCTCGATCAGGGCCAGGCTGGCGACAACATCGGCGCGCTGCTGCGCGGCACGAAGCGTGAGGACGTCGAGCGCGGCCAGGTGCTGTGCAAGCCGGGCTCGGTGAAGCCGCACACGAAGTTCAAGGCCGAGGCCTACATCCTGACGAAGGAGGAGGGCGGTCGCCACACGCCGTTCTTCACCAACTATCGTCCGCAGTTCTACTTCCGCACCACCGACGTGACCGGCATCGTGACGCTGCCCGAGGGCACGGAGATGGTGATGCCGGGCGACAACATCGCCATGACGGTGAGCCTGATCGTGCCGATCGCCATGGAGGAGAAGCTGCGCTTCGCCATCCGCGAGGGCGGCCGCACCGTCGGCGCCGGCGTCGTCGCCTCCATCATCGAGTGA
- the rpsJ gene encoding 30S ribosomal protein S10: protein MNQNIRIRLKAFDHRVLDTSTREIVNTAKRTGAQVRGPIPLPTRIEKFTVNRSPHIDKKSREQFEIRTHKRLLDIVDPTPQTVDALMKLDLAAGVDVEIKL, encoded by the coding sequence ATGAACCAGAACATCCGGATCCGCCTCAAGGCGTTCGACCATCGGGTCCTGGACACCTCGACGCGCGAGATCGTCAACACGGCGAAGCGCACCGGTGCTCAGGTCCGCGGGCCGATTCCGCTGCCGACGCGGATCGAGAAGTTCACGGTGAACCGCTCGCCGCACATCGACAAGAAGTCGCGCGAGCAGTTCGAGATCCGCACCCATAAGCGGCTTCTCGACATCGTGGACCCGACCCCGCAGACCGTGGACGCGCTGATGAAGCTCGACCTGGCCGCTGGTGTCGACGTCGAGATCAAACTCTGA
- the rplC gene encoding 50S ribosomal protein L3: MRSGVIAKKMGMTRIFNDGGEHVPVTVLLLDDCQVVAHRTAEKDGYTALQLGAGLAKVKNTTKAQRGHFAIAKVEPKHEIVEFRVDDKGVVPVGARFAADHFVAGQFVDVTGTSQGKGFAGAMKRHNFGGLRATHGVSVSHRSHGSTGNRQDPGKVFKNKRMAGHMGVVRVTTQNLKVVRTDVERGVIMVEGAVPGSKGGWILVRDAVKKPLPKDAPLPGSFKLPGAEAAPAAAETSEG; the protein is encoded by the coding sequence ATGCGTTCCGGTGTGATTGCCAAGAAGATGGGGATGACCCGCATCTTCAACGACGGTGGTGAGCACGTCCCCGTGACGGTGCTTCTGCTCGACGACTGCCAGGTCGTCGCCCACCGCACGGCCGAGAAGGATGGGTACACCGCCCTGCAGCTCGGCGCCGGCCTTGCCAAGGTCAAGAACACGACCAAGGCGCAGCGTGGCCACTTCGCCATCGCCAAGGTCGAGCCGAAGCACGAGATCGTCGAGTTCCGTGTCGACGACAAGGGCGTGGTCCCGGTGGGTGCCCGCTTCGCCGCCGACCATTTCGTCGCCGGCCAGTTCGTCGACGTCACCGGCACCAGCCAGGGTAAGGGCTTCGCCGGCGCCATGAAGCGTCACAACTTCGGCGGTCTGCGTGCCACCCACGGCGTCTCGGTCTCGCACCGCTCGCATGGTTCGACGGGTAACCGTCAGGACCCCGGCAAGGTGTTCAAGAACAAGCGCATGGCCGGCCACATGGGCGTCGTCCGCGTCACCACGCAGAACCTCAAGGTCGTCCGTACCGACGTCGAGCGCGGCGTGATCATGGTCGAGGGTGCCGTCCCCGGTTCGAAGGGTGGCTGGATCCTCGTCCGCGACGCGGTGAAGAAGCCGCTGCCGAAGGACGCGCCGCTGCCGGGTAGCTTCAAGCTGCCGGGCGCCGAGGCTGCTCCGGCCGCCGCCGAGACTTCGGAGGGTTGA
- the rplD gene encoding 50S ribosomal protein L4, whose translation MKLTIKTLDGADAGSVDLSDEIFGLEPRADILHRVVRWQLAKRRAGTHDVKNRAEIHRTGKKMYKQKGTGSARHSSARANLFRGGGRSFGPTPRSHEHDLPKKVRALGLKHALSAKVKAGSIVVLEKASTEAAKTKSLKAQFEKLGFKSVLVIDGAEVDKNFALAARNIPLVDVLPIQGINVYDIMRRNTLVLTKAAVDALEARFK comes from the coding sequence ATGAAACTGACCATCAAGACCCTCGACGGCGCCGACGCCGGTTCCGTGGATCTCTCCGACGAGATCTTCGGCCTGGAGCCCCGCGCTGACATCCTGCACCGCGTGGTGCGCTGGCAGCTCGCCAAGCGCCGCGCCGGCACCCACGACGTCAAGAACCGCGCCGAGATCCATCGCACCGGCAAGAAAATGTACAAGCAGAAGGGCACGGGTTCCGCCCGTCACTCCTCGGCTCGTGCCAACCTCTTCCGTGGCGGCGGCCGCTCCTTCGGTCCGACCCCGCGCTCGCATGAGCACGATCTGCCGAAGAAGGTCCGCGCCCTCGGCCTGAAGCATGCCCTCTCCGCCAAGGTGAAGGCCGGCTCCATCGTGGTGCTCGAGAAGGCCTCCACCGAGGCGGCCAAGACCAAGTCGCTGAAGGCGCAGTTCGAGAAGCTCGGCTTCAAGAGCGTGCTGGTCATCGACGGCGCCGAGGTCGACAAGAACTTCGCCCTCGCGGCCCGCAACATCCCGCTCGTCGATGTCCTCCCGATCCAGGGCATCAACGTCTACGACATCATGCGCCGGAACACCCTGGTCCTGACCAAGGCGGCCGTCGACGCACTGGAGGCGCGCTTCAAATGA
- a CDS encoding 50S ribosomal protein L23, giving the protein MSTVDPRHYDVIKAPLITEKGSVVAEHNQVVFKVSADATKPQIKAAVEKLFDVKVKSVNTLVQKGKTKRFKGVLGRRSDVKKAIVTLAEGHSIDITTGL; this is encoded by the coding sequence ATGAGCACGGTCGATCCGCGTCACTACGACGTCATCAAGGCGCCGCTGATCACCGAGAAGGGCTCGGTGGTTGCGGAGCATAACCAGGTCGTCTTCAAGGTCTCGGCGGACGCCACCAAGCCGCAGATCAAGGCGGCGGTGGAGAAGCTCTTCGACGTCAAGGTCAAGAGCGTCAACACCCTCGTCCAGAAGGGCAAGACCAAGCGTTTCAAGGGCGTTCTCGGCCGTCGGTCGGACGTGAAGAAAGCGATCGTGACCCTCGCCGAGGGCCACTCCATCGACATCACGACCGGTCTGTGA